Genomic DNA from Thiosocius teredinicola:
TGCGCCAACAGGAACTCGCTCGCGGTCAGCGGTGTGGCACGCAGGCGACGCAGTACGCCGTTCTTGCGGTAGCGCACGATGACCCAGCCGACCCCCCACAGGCTGCTGAACATCACGTTGATACCCAACACGCCCGGCAGCACCCAGTCGACGTAGCGCACGGCACGCCCGCTGACGGTTTGCCGTTCGATACCCGGCATCGGCTGACTGTGGCTCTGCAGAAACAGGCGCTCGGCAATGCTGCCGCGCGGCGATTCATCGTTGACCCAATAACGGGGGTTGTCACGCAGGTCGATCAACAGATCGATGCGGTGATAACGCACCTTGTCCACGGCGGCGTCTTCATCGTCCTGTGCGATGAAATCGATATGTTTCGTCTGCAGGAAGGCGGCCTCGGCGTTCGACGACATACCGAGCACACCGACCTTGTAAAACGCCTCGTTGGGGTTGCTGAAGATGAAGGCGAAGCCGAGCACCATGACAACCGGCATGAACACATTCCAGCCCAGGCCGGCGGTGTCGCGATAGAACTCGCGGTTGCGGGCGACGACGACGGCGAGTACCCGATGCAGATTCATGATTCGCGCAATCCATGGCCGGTGAGTTTGAGAAACAGATCGTCCAGCGTCGGCGTGCTCACATGCAGCTCGTCGAGCGGAATCGATTGGTTGCCGAGCCGCTGGATGGTGGCATCGATATCGTTGGTCGGCGCAACGGCGAACTCACCGCGCGTCTCGAAGCCCTCCGGCATCGCCTGCGGGCTCGGCAGGGCATGCAGCGGCACACGCACGAGGGCTCTTGGAAAATGTTTCGCGAGGAGCCGGTCCGGTACGCCTTGTTCGATGATCTTGCCGCGGTCGATCACGGCGATCTCGTCGCACAGCACGCTGGCTTCTTCCATGTAGTGCGTTGTCATCAAAACGGTTTTGCCTTCGGCCTTGATGCCTTCGACCAGGTACCAGAAGTTGCGCCGCGACTGCGGGTCGAGGCCCGTCGTCGGCTCATCGAGAAACACCAGCTCGGGATCGTTGACCAGGGCGATCGCCAGCAGCAGGCGCTGGCGCTGGCCGCCGGACAATTTGCGGGTATCGCGATCGAGCAACTCGCCGAGGTTGCACAGCTTGACCAATTCATCCAGCGGTCGGTGACGTGTATAGAAACTGTCAAACAGCTGCAACGCCTCGCGAACGGTCTGAAAGTCCTGCAACGCGGTGTTCTGAAACTGGATGCCGACGACCTCGCGGTAGTTGCTGTCGCGCGGTGCGCCGCGATAGCGGATGGTGCCTGCATCGGCGTCGGTGATACCTTCGAGGATCTCCAGCGTCGTTGTCTTGCCGGCACCGTTCGGGCCCAGCAGGCCGAAACAGCGACCCTCGTCGACGCAGAAGCTCACGCCGTCGACCGCGCGTACGCCCGGGTAGTCCTTGACCAGATTCTCTACTTCCAACAACACGCGTCTAACTCCATCGCTGGGATTTCAGCCCGGGACGAACATGTTAACCCCAGAGCCCGGCAGAAAGACCCGCGGTCGTTCAGTTTTGTTTCAGCTCGCGGGGCTAGCCTGACAACCGTGGTAGAGGAGCGCAGCTGCGCGACCTCCTTTTGATTCGGCATGGGTAGTGAGGCAACGAGATTATGCAGACAACTTCGCAAAAGATCCGGGTATGGGATCCGTTTATTCGCGTCTTCCACTGGTCGCTGGTGCTGGCCTATGCCGTCGCCTGGGCAAGCGCCGAAGAATGGAACCTGCTGCACGAGCGCGTCGGCTATTACATACTGGCGCTCGTCGGACTGCGCATCGTGTGGGGTTTGATCGGTTCCAAACATGCGCGCTTCACGGATTTCGTTGCCGGGCCGTCGCGCCTGGTCGACTATCTTCGTTCGCTGCGCGCAGGAAGGGCAAAACACTACCTTGGACATAACCCGGCGGGCGGTTTGATGGTGTTGTTGCTGATCGCAAGCCTGCTGGCCACCGGTGTAACCGGCTGGATGATGCAAGGTGGTGACCACGAAGTGTGGGAAGATGTTCACGAAGGCATGGCCAATCTGAGCCTGTTGTTGGTTCTGGTGCATGTTACGGGTGTCGTGGTCTCGAGCCGCCTGCATGGTGAGAACCTGGTGAAGGCGATGATCAGTGGCAACAAGGTGCGGGAGAATGTCGATGTCTGAGAACGCTTACTTCAAAACCGCATGGTTGTTCGTCGGCATCGTGTTGGCGATCGCCATAGCGCTGTTCGCCGGTGGACTGCCCGCGTCGGCTTCGGACGACCACGAAGACATCCGCCAGCTGCGTGACGACGGCAAGGTGCTGCCACTGTCGACACTGTTGGCCCGCGACGACCTGCGTGGACTGCGCATACTCGAGGCCGAGCTGGAACGCGAGGACAGCATGCTCGTCTATGAGCTCGAGGTGCTCGACGACGATGGCCGGGTCAGCGAGCGTCACTACGACGCACGCAGTGGGGAACTGCTGAAACAGGAAAGGGACGACTGAGGTGCACATTCTGCTGGTCGAGGATGACCGCGAGCTGGCCGAAGGTGTTGCCGGTGACCTGCGCAAAGCAGGGTTCGCCGTCGATATCGCCGACAACGGTGTCGACGCCGAGTACCTGGGGCGCGAGCAACTCTTCGATGCGGTCGTGCTCGACCTCGGCCTGCCGGGCAAACCGGGCCTGGACGTGTTGGCGGCGTGGCGCAAAGACGGTATCGCCACTCCGGTACTGATCCTGACGGCGCGCGACTCGTGGAACGAACGGGTAACCGGATTGCGTGCCGGTGCCGATGACTATCTGGGCAAACCGTTCCACGTCGAAGAGCTGCTGGCGCGATTGGATGCGCTGCTGCGTCGTAGTACGGGCAGGGCCGCACCGGGGCTGGAAGTGGCGGGGCTCGTACTGGATGAAGAACGGCAGCGCGTACGACGTGCCGACGGCCTCGAGGTCGTACTCACAGCCACCGAGTTTCGCCTGCTGCGCTATCTGATGATGCATCCGGACCGCCTGTTGTCGAAGAGCCGACTGACCGACCATGTCTACGAAGGCGATGCCGACCGCGACAGTAACGTGATCGAGGTCTATGTCAGTCGACTGCGCGACAAGCTTGGGCACGACGTGATCGAAACGCGGCGGGGACAGGGCTACGTGCTGCGGAGTCGCGGCTGATGTCACTCGAACGCCGCCTGATGCTGGCGCTGGTCGCGGCGTTGGTGTTGGTATTTGCCGGTTTGTTCTGGGGTTCGGTGACCGTTGTTCGGTCGATCAGCGAAGCCTACATACTGACCCGCCTGGAACACGATGCCGAGGCCCTGCTGGCGGCCGTTGGGCCGAACCCGATGGGCGTCGTCAAGCTTCGTGAGGGGCGGATCACGCCCATCTATCGCCAACCTTTGTCCGGCCACTACTACGTGGTCACCTGGCCCGATGGCAGCTTGTCCCGATCGCGTTCATTGTGGGACGAGTCTTTGGATATTCCGCAGGTCTCGACGGGCGACGTCGTGGTCGTCCACCGGCAAGGGCCGGCAGATCAGTTGCTTCAGATGCGCGTGGCCGGGTACGAAAAAAACGGCCTGCGATTCTCGATTGCGGTCGCCGAAGACCTGACCGCGATGAAAGCCGAGATCGGGCGTTTTCAGCTTGTCACGCTGGTGGCGCTGGCAGGCGTACTTTTGTTGATCATCGGTGTGCAGCGCATCGCCTTGCGTCGCGGTTTTCGCAGCCTCGATGCGGTGCGTGCACAGATGCATGAGATATCCGACGGGGCGCGCCAACGGCTCGAGGCCATGGGGCCGGTCGAGGTGCGACCGTTGACCAGTGAGCTGAACCGGCTGCTCGCCCAGGTTGAACTGAGGCTGCAGCGGTCGCGTCAGGCCCTGGGAAACCTTGCCCATGCACTCAAAGGTCCGCTGAGCGTGCTGACCCGCACTATCGATGCATTGCCGGTGGATGCCGCCGAGCGTGGGCGGCTCAACACCCAATTGACGCGTGTACAGACCTTGATCGACCGTGAGCTCAAGCGCGCGCGGTTTGCCGGCGAGGGTGTCGGGCAGTTTTTCAACCCGCGTGAACAGCTTCCGGAACTGATCGAGGCGTTGCAGCAGATGTACCGCGAGCGTGATCTCGACATCGTGCATGGCGAACTGCCTGCAGGCCGCCTGCCGTTCGATCACGAAGACATGCTGGAACTGCTCGGCAACCTGATGGACAACGCCTGCAAGTGGGCCAAGCAGCGCGTCGAGGTTCAATTGACGCGCGGTGCTGATCTGCAGGTGCGTGTCGCTGACGACGGACCGGGGGTGACGAGCGATCAGTACGACAAGTTGATGCGCCGTGGTGGCCGACTCGATGAACAGGAGGCCGGGCACGGTCTCGGGCTGGCGATTGTGAAGGATCTCGTCAGCGACTATGGCGGAGAGATGACGTTCGCCAAGTCGGCGCTGGGCGGCTTGGAGGTGAGCGTTACCCTGCCGTTACCGACCGGTTCGCGGTGAAGGGCGACTGAGCCCCGGCGCGCAATGGATTACGCGTTTTCAGTGTCGATTCAGCTTGCCGGCATATCTTGATAGTCAAGGAAGGGAAGGGAATCCATGACGGGCCGTGTCGACCAGGGATGTTCGAAAGCCGCCGGCCACTGAATGAGGAATGCCGCCATGTTAAGCAAAAAACTTCTGGTCACCGCCCTTGGGCTGACACTGGCTGCCGGAGCAGCCGTCGCAGCAGAGGGTACGTACGATAGCGACGACTATGCGCGTCGGGGCCCACTGCCGTTCGAGGCCTATGACTTGAACGGCGACGGCCAGGTAACGGCCCAGGAACACGAGCGTGTTCGGGCGCAGCGCCGTGAGACCCGTGCGCAACAGGGATATCCGATGCGCAACGCACCGAACGCCCCGCGTTTCGAGCAGATCGACCGCGACGGTGATGGCGCGTTGAACCGCAGGGAAATGTCGGAGTGGCAGCTGCAACGTCAGCAGCAGCGTCGTCCGATGGGTGGCGGAGGCCGTTGGGCCCAGTAACCACCCGACGTGGCAGGTAGTCTGCCGAGTGCATGCCACGTAAAAGCGTCAGGCGGAAGCGGTCAGCTCCCGCCTGATGTCGTTCAACCGTGGGTGCCGGTTCGCAGTATCTCGTCTTGTCGGTACGCAGGGTCTACCCAGCAACGGGGCAGGCTCTCGTTCGAACAGAACACCAGGTCGACCTTGTCGAAGGCCTGCGGGTCGGGCATCTCTTCACCCGCGTTGTAGCGGCCGACGATCGCATGCTGAAACGGATCGAACAGCATCGTGGTGTCCAAAACTTCAACCAATTCACCGGTTTTGCGTTCTTTCAGAAACATGTTGCACCTCCTGTTTGCGTGTAAGGAGAGACACACGGTGTGCTCAAAGTATGGTTCACGGTGGCGGCAATGCAATCGAACGGAGGACAGCCTACGCGGATTTGCTGACATGTTTTTGCGTCTTCGCCTGTCTCTTATGTCAACGGTGGCCGCGACGCGGCAATGTGTCCGCGATCGGTGCCGCCGTCACCGTCACATCAAACAACCCCAGGTGGATTAGCGTGGAGATAAACCGCAATGCCCTCATCGTCGGCGCCAGTTCGGGGATCGGCTGGGAACTGGCCAGGTTGCTGCACGCACGCGGATACCGCTGCTGCGTCGCAGCACGCCGCTTGGGCCGTCTGCGTACCCTGCAGCAGGCGCTTGGCGGTCAAACCCTGGCCCGCGAGTTGGATATCAACGACGCAGGCTGCGCGATGCAGGTGTGCGAGGCGTTGATCGAAGAGATGGGAGGCCTCGACCTGGTGGTGATTGCCAGCGGGGTGGGCGATATCAACCCGGCGCTGTCCTGGTCGACCGAAGCGCTGTGCATTCAAACAAACGTGACGGGATTCGCCGCCGTGGCCAACGTCGCGATCCGCCATTTCGAGAACAGCGGCAGGGGACACTTGGTCGGCATTTCGTCGATTGCGGCACTGCGCGGCAGCAAATCCGCGCCGGCCTACAGCGCCTCAAAAGCCTTCATGTCGAACTACCTGGAGGGGCTGAGACAGCGCGTGTCGCGCTTCGGGGACGCGATTGCCGTCACCGACGTCAGGCCCGGTTTCGTCGACACAGCGATGGCCAAGGGTGAGAACCAGTTCTGGGTCACGCCTGCCGATCGCGCTGCGTCGCAGATTGCCGATGCTATCGAGGCGCGCAGAGCCGTGGTCTACGTGAGCCGGCGTTGGCGCCTGATAGCCTGGTTGCTGAAGTTTGTCCCCGAGGCGATCTATCGGCGGCTGTAGCGGAACGAGGGCCGGATTCGTGCCAAGCCGGAACTACATTTGTGCGCGGCAGGGTGGCGACGTAAGCATTCAGTTCTCCTCACTATTGCCGTTATCGAATCGGAGGGGGCGAGGTCGTGCATCTCGCGCCAATGAACCTTTTTCCTGAAGTGCCGACAAGGTAAGTACCTAGAACAAATAGCAGTGAGTGCCGTGAGCCCCGGGGCGGCGCAGCAGGTGGGCGGCTCAGCCGTTCGCTATCGCGCAACTGTTTCGATGCAATGCGTCGCCGTAATTGATCGCTGATGACGACAATGGATATTCCCGGTTTTCGCATAACAAGACTGATCGCCGAAGGCGGCATGGCCACGGTATTCCTGGCGATTCAGGAATCGCTGAATCGCAAGGTGGCGTTGAAGGTTCTCAAGAAGTTCGAGAGAGCCGACCAGTCTGAGCGGTTCATCAACGAAGGCCGCATCATCGCTTCGTTGCGGCATCCCAACGTTATTACGATACACGACATCGGTCGCGTCGAATCCTGGCACTACATCGCCATGGAGTACCTGGAGGGTGGCGATCTCGAAGGCCGGATTAGGGCCGGCATGAGCGCAGCAGAGGCGATGGCGCTGACCACGAAGATCGCGCAGTGCCTGGAGTTCATCCACAGCCAGGGTGTTGTTCACCGCGACATCAAGCCGGCGAACATCCTGTTCGACAGCGACGGTAATCCGATACTCACCGATTTCGGCATCGCCAAGCATCTCGATCAGGACAGCAACCTGACCATGGACGGTACCGCCATGGGAAGCCCGGACTACCTGAGTCCGGAACAGGCGCAGTGTAAGGAACTCGATGGAAGGACGGACATCTACAGCCTCGGTGTCGTCCTGCATGAGATGTTGACCGGTAAGAAACCCTATCGGCGCGACTCTTACATTGAGGCCGTTATGGCGCATATCACTGCGCCGATCCCGGCATTGCCGACCGCGCTGGAAGGGTATCAGCGTCTGCTCGACCGAATGATCGCAAAAGATCCGAACGATCGGTTCGCATCGGCGCGCGAACTCGTCGCCTTTATCGAGGAAATGGATATCGATCCGGCTGCTTCGCCGACCGTGTCAACGGCGTCGCCGAAGACCGATGAAAAGCACCGCACCGAAGTTAGCGAGAGCGAACCGACCAAGACCGTTCAACTTTCGTCGCTGGACGTAGCATCGCTAACCGCGGGCGCGGCCCCTGATGAAAGCTCCGGCGCTGCGGTGAACGCAGCTCGGCGGTCGCGGTCTGTGTTCAGCCGCCTATGGCTGACGGGGGTGTCGCTGGTTGTGTTGACCGGTCTGATATGGGCGTTCTATCCGATTCCGCAAAGTCAGCCGACACCTGAATCTGAACTTGTACCTGCACCAGCACCTACATCCGAACCTGTGCCTGCGTCTGTATCCGCACCTGCACTCGATCCCGTCCCGGCGCCTTCAGTCGCCGCCCCTGTAGAGCTGCATCCCGACATCGAGCGGAACCTGCAGCTTGCTCACGTCGCGATGGCCGAAGACAGGCTCACGGTACCGCCTGACGACAACGCCCATTTCTATTTCCGGCAGGTGTTGGCGGCGGACCCGCAGCATGCGCAGGCAGAGGACGGGTTAGCGGCCATCGCCGATCGCTACGCCGACATGGCGGCGCGACAGTTCGAAAGACGTCACTATCAAAAGGCCGACGACTATCTGCAGAAAGGCCTTGGCGTGCAGCCGGACCATCCGCGTCTGCTTACCCTGCAGCGCGAACTCAATGAATCGCGCAATGCAGAGATCGAGAAAAATCTGTCAAAGGCCGAGAAGGCAATGGCAGCGAACAACCTGACGGTGCCGAAAGACGACAATGCCTATACCTACTATCGGCGGGTACTGGCACTCGATCCTCAACACCCGACGGCCCTGCAAGGCATTCGCAAGATCGCCGACCGCTACGCGAACCTGGCCGAGTGGCAACTCGGTAAGTACAACTATACAAAAGCCAAACGCTTTGTACGTGCAGGATTGAGGGTACAGCCGAATAACGCGAGACTGCTGGCGCTCCGGCAGCGGACGGATGCCAGCAAAGACATTCCCGATCGCATGCTCAAAGGCATCAAGTCGGTATTCGACTAGCAGGTGCCACGCTGACCGAAACGGTATTGCGATTGGCACCGACCGGTCATAAGCAATCGGCTGAAGCCGGTATTCATCGGCCTGTTGAGCATCTTCTGATTGCGCCATTCCACAGTCTGCGTGTTCATTCAGTCACAACTCCCCACCTCCGTGTAGCGACAAGTAGGCAGCTTGCCGCAAACCCGGCTTCGCTTCTCGTTTTGCAGATGCTGTCTTGTGCCTAAATACAGGTCGACAGCAAGAACGACGTCGTACGGGTTCTTTCCAGATTCGGTCGATGTCGGTAAACGGCAAAGGCATGCGCGGTTCAACAGAGCCTGGCGCGCAACACGTGCATGTCGCCGGTTGCGAGGAGCAGTAGCTTGTTTGGGAAGACAGATTTTTTCTTCTATGAGTGGCGATCTTTCCTTAGGCGTTGACGGGAACGCCGCCACCAGGCGTTGCAGGCTACATCGCTTTGCAATTATGACCTCGCCACATCGACGCAACTCTCCCCGACCGACCCCGCAATGCGCCGAATCGAATTCTTTCCATACGTCATTTCAAACGAGGTAGAGCATCATGTGTGAAATCAATTGTGACGAAATGGCCGAGATCGAACGGGAGTTTCCCGACGAGATCTCGGTTGTGCGAGAGATGTTGGCGGAGGCTGGGCAGCCGTGCCCTGACGACGTCACATCCTAGTTGCTGGCTGATCCGGCATTCGTTCGTCAGCGAATATCGGATATCACGTTCGCTGGCCGACTCGATCGAGTCGGCCAG
This window encodes:
- a CDS encoding ABC transporter permease, giving the protein MNLHRVLAVVVARNREFYRDTAGLGWNVFMPVVMVLGFAFIFSNPNEAFYKVGVLGMSSNAEAAFLQTKHIDFIAQDDEDAAVDKVRYHRIDLLIDLRDNPRYWVNDESPRGSIAERLFLQSHSQPMPGIERQTVSGRAVRYVDWVLPGVLGINVMFSSLWGVGWVIVRYRKNGVLRRLRATPLTASEFLLAQIISRLLVVMAVTVIVFLGTDLLLDFPMRGSYLALALVFLSGSIALISMGLTVSARVRSEELADGVLNLMSWPMIILSGVWFSLEGTNIWAQRFAEFLPLTHVVEAARRIMLDGAGVADVAFEIGLLLTIGVVLLSVSSRAFRWQ
- a CDS encoding ABC transporter ATP-binding protein, whose protein sequence is MLEVENLVKDYPGVRAVDGVSFCVDEGRCFGLLGPNGAGKTTTLEILEGITDADAGTIRYRGAPRDSNYREVVGIQFQNTALQDFQTVREALQLFDSFYTRHRPLDELVKLCNLGELLDRDTRKLSGGQRQRLLLAIALVNDPELVFLDEPTTGLDPQSRRNFWYLVEGIKAEGKTVLMTTHYMEEASVLCDEIAVIDRGKIIEQGVPDRLLAKHFPRALVRVPLHALPSPQAMPEGFETRGEFAVAPTNDIDATIQRLGNQSIPLDELHVSTPTLDDLFLKLTGHGLRES
- a CDS encoding cytochrome b/b6 domain-containing protein, with translation MQTTSQKIRVWDPFIRVFHWSLVLAYAVAWASAEEWNLLHERVGYYILALVGLRIVWGLIGSKHARFTDFVAGPSRLVDYLRSLRAGRAKHYLGHNPAGGLMVLLLIASLLATGVTGWMMQGGDHEVWEDVHEGMANLSLLLVLVHVTGVVVSSRLHGENLVKAMISGNKVRENVDV
- a CDS encoding PepSY domain-containing protein → MSENAYFKTAWLFVGIVLAIAIALFAGGLPASASDDHEDIRQLRDDGKVLPLSTLLARDDLRGLRILEAELEREDSMLVYELEVLDDDGRVSERHYDARSGELLKQERDD
- a CDS encoding response regulator transcription factor, producing MHILLVEDDRELAEGVAGDLRKAGFAVDIADNGVDAEYLGREQLFDAVVLDLGLPGKPGLDVLAAWRKDGIATPVLILTARDSWNERVTGLRAGADDYLGKPFHVEELLARLDALLRRSTGRAAPGLEVAGLVLDEERQRVRRADGLEVVLTATEFRLLRYLMMHPDRLLSKSRLTDHVYEGDADRDSNVIEVYVSRLRDKLGHDVIETRRGQGYVLRSRG
- a CDS encoding sensor histidine kinase, translated to MSLERRLMLALVAALVLVFAGLFWGSVTVVRSISEAYILTRLEHDAEALLAAVGPNPMGVVKLREGRITPIYRQPLSGHYYVVTWPDGSLSRSRSLWDESLDIPQVSTGDVVVVHRQGPADQLLQMRVAGYEKNGLRFSIAVAEDLTAMKAEIGRFQLVTLVALAGVLLLIIGVQRIALRRGFRSLDAVRAQMHEISDGARQRLEAMGPVEVRPLTSELNRLLAQVELRLQRSRQALGNLAHALKGPLSVLTRTIDALPVDAAERGRLNTQLTRVQTLIDRELKRARFAGEGVGQFFNPREQLPELIEALQQMYRERDLDIVHGELPAGRLPFDHEDMLELLGNLMDNACKWAKQRVEVQLTRGADLQVRVADDGPGVTSDQYDKLMRRGGRLDEQEAGHGLGLAIVKDLVSDYGGEMTFAKSALGGLEVSVTLPLPTGSR
- a CDS encoding EF-hand domain-containing protein codes for the protein MLSKKLLVTALGLTLAAGAAVAAEGTYDSDDYARRGPLPFEAYDLNGDGQVTAQEHERVRAQRRETRAQQGYPMRNAPNAPRFEQIDRDGDGALNRREMSEWQLQRQQQRRPMGGGGRWAQ
- a CDS encoding acetyltransferase, translated to MFLKERKTGELVEVLDTTMLFDPFQHAIVGRYNAGEEMPDPQAFDKVDLVFCSNESLPRCWVDPAYRQDEILRTGTHG
- a CDS encoding SDR family NAD(P)-dependent oxidoreductase, with the translated sequence MEINRNALIVGASSGIGWELARLLHARGYRCCVAARRLGRLRTLQQALGGQTLARELDINDAGCAMQVCEALIEEMGGLDLVVIASGVGDINPALSWSTEALCIQTNVTGFAAVANVAIRHFENSGRGHLVGISSIAALRGSKSAPAYSASKAFMSNYLEGLRQRVSRFGDAIAVTDVRPGFVDTAMAKGENQFWVTPADRAASQIADAIEARRAVVYVSRRWRLIAWLLKFVPEAIYRRL
- a CDS encoding protein kinase domain-containing protein, which codes for MDIPGFRITRLIAEGGMATVFLAIQESLNRKVALKVLKKFERADQSERFINEGRIIASLRHPNVITIHDIGRVESWHYIAMEYLEGGDLEGRIRAGMSAAEAMALTTKIAQCLEFIHSQGVVHRDIKPANILFDSDGNPILTDFGIAKHLDQDSNLTMDGTAMGSPDYLSPEQAQCKELDGRTDIYSLGVVLHEMLTGKKPYRRDSYIEAVMAHITAPIPALPTALEGYQRLLDRMIAKDPNDRFASARELVAFIEEMDIDPAASPTVSTASPKTDEKHRTEVSESEPTKTVQLSSLDVASLTAGAAPDESSGAAVNAARRSRSVFSRLWLTGVSLVVLTGLIWAFYPIPQSQPTPESELVPAPAPTSEPVPASVSAPALDPVPAPSVAAPVELHPDIERNLQLAHVAMAEDRLTVPPDDNAHFYFRQVLAADPQHAQAEDGLAAIADRYADMAARQFERRHYQKADDYLQKGLGVQPDHPRLLTLQRELNESRNAEIEKNLSKAEKAMAANNLTVPKDDNAYTYYRRVLALDPQHPTALQGIRKIADRYANLAEWQLGKYNYTKAKRFVRAGLRVQPNNARLLALRQRTDASKDIPDRMLKGIKSVFD